A window from Solanum stenotomum isolate F172 chromosome 5, ASM1918654v1, whole genome shotgun sequence encodes these proteins:
- the LOC125866389 gene encoding uncharacterized protein LOC125866389, which yields MAYRRKQGISRSSTFQEESIFRSPGEPKQGISRSSTFHHETTTFRPPGDPFSSSSSSSSSLAAQAIRASAAHHRRASQDALSNGYSENEANGFWGVLARKGKDILEESQEGRTIVETSQDHVSNGRNPWQMQTTRPQTQTIHEDQLKASRDVAMATAAKAKLLLRELKTVKADLAFAKQRSSQLEEENKMLREAREKGDNPADDDMIRLQLETLLAEKARLAHENSVYARENLILREIVEYHQLTMQDVVYLDEGFEEVTEVSPIPAVSRMLSASPPLSPKSIHHSSPSRNSSFTNLTALGSQQVNTNEELPTSISSKGKDLTRK from the exons ATGGCTTACAGAAGGAAGCAAGGGATCAGCAGATCCTCCACTTTCCAGGAAGAAAGCATTTTCCGTTCACCGGGGGAACCGAAACAGGGGATCTCTAGATCCTCCACATTTCATCATGAAACTACCACTTTCCGTCCCCCCGGAGATCCtttttcctcctcttcttcctcctcgtCGTCTCTCGCTGCTCAGGCAATTAGAGCCTCAGCCGCTCATCATCGTCGTGCTTCTCAG GATGCTCTTTCGAATGGATATAGTGAAAATGAGGCAAATGGATTTTGGGGAGTTTTAGCAAGGAAAGGCAAAGACATTCTTGAAGAAAGCCAG GAAGGACGCACAATTGTTGAGACATCGCAAGATCATGTCTCCAATGGACGTAACCCATGGCAGATGCAAACAACTCGGCCACAAACACAAACTATTCATGAAGATCAATTAAAAGCTTCTCGCGAC GTGGCAATGGCAACTGCAGCAAAAGCGAAACTGCTTCTACGAGAGTTAAAGACAGTTAAAGCTGATCTTGCTTTCGCGAAGCAACGTAGCTCTCAGctggaagaagaaaataaaatgctTCGAGAGGCTCGTGAGAAGGGAGACAATCCTGCAGATGATGACATG ATACGGCTACAACTCGAGACACTGTTAGCAGAGAAGGCTCGTCTAGCACACGAGAATTCAGTATATGCTCGTGAGAATCTCATCTTAAGGGAGATTGTTGAGTACCATCAACTAACAATGCAAGATGTTGTGTATTTGGATGAAGGATTTGAAGAAGTAACAGAAGTTTCACCAATACCTGCTGTTTCAAGAATGCTCTCTGCTTCACCTCCATTATCACCTAAATCAATTCATCATTCATCACCATCTAGAAACTCATCATTCACAAATTTAACAGCTCTTGGTTCACAACAAGTAAATACAAATGAAGAATTACCAACAAGTATTTCTTCAAAGGGGAAAGatttaacaagaaaataa